The proteins below are encoded in one region of Candidatus Binatia bacterium:
- a CDS encoding riboflavin synthase yields the protein MFSGIVAYRGEVLRTTAAGGGLTLWVRCEGVEAERPEPKDSIAIDGVCLTATTIERDAIAFDVVPETIARSTLGRLEPGAAVNVEYALRVGDRIGGHFVYGHVDGVA from the coding sequence ATGTTTAGCGGGATTGTCGCCTACCGCGGCGAGGTGCTGCGGACGACTGCGGCCGGCGGCGGCCTCACGCTCTGGGTGCGCTGCGAAGGCGTCGAGGCGGAACGCCCCGAGCCGAAGGATTCGATCGCGATCGACGGCGTCTGCCTAACGGCGACGACGATCGAGCGCGACGCGATAGCCTTCGACGTCGTGCCCGAGACGATCGCGCGCAGCACGCTCGGCCGGCTCGAACCGGGCGCCGCGGTCAACGTCGAGTATGCGCTGCGCGTGGGCGATCGCATCGGCGGGCACTTCGTCTATGGGCACGTGGACGGCGTCGCCA
- the ribD gene encoding bifunctional diaminohydroxyphosphoribosylaminopyrimidine deaminase/5-amino-6-(5-phosphoribosylamino)uracil reductase RibD, translated as METARPQLTPIDELYLQRAYELAARALGATAPNPPVGAVVVRDGRVVGEGYHRAAGAPHAETEALREAGAAARGATLYVSLEPCRHVGRTPPCTHALIEAGVARVVAGTFDPANGGAAELQARGIAVSVADDPSARTLIEIFARASTSDRPYVALKMAASLDGIVATRPGVQERLGSADEDRYVRELRIAHDAVLAGAGTVRIDDPQLTVRPPHARSRPYVRVVACESEGVDRRSRVFAENDGYAKTIVLAPAGARRTFDVLAGVADLVYVGDANSAALDLPLAMKALRERGIFSVLCEGGPRLAASLLAASAVDRVYWAIAPRLLSNDNAVPVLLGSDLARLDLRLRFDRIERAGDDVVISGTIAYV; from the coding sequence GTGGAGACCGCCCGCCCTCAACTGACGCCGATTGACGAGCTCTATTTGCAGCGAGCCTACGAGCTTGCCGCTCGTGCGCTCGGCGCGACCGCGCCGAACCCCCCGGTCGGCGCCGTCGTCGTGCGCGACGGCCGCGTCGTCGGCGAGGGCTACCACCGCGCCGCCGGGGCTCCGCATGCCGAGACCGAGGCGCTTCGCGAGGCGGGCGCCGCGGCGCGCGGCGCGACGCTCTACGTCTCGCTCGAGCCATGCCGGCACGTCGGTCGAACGCCGCCCTGCACGCATGCGTTGATAGAAGCCGGCGTGGCGCGCGTCGTCGCCGGAACGTTCGATCCGGCTAACGGGGGCGCGGCGGAGTTGCAGGCACGCGGGATCGCCGTTTCCGTCGCCGACGATCCGTCGGCGCGCACGCTGATCGAGATATTCGCGCGAGCCTCGACGAGCGATCGCCCGTACGTCGCGCTGAAGATGGCGGCATCGCTCGATGGCATCGTCGCGACCCGGCCCGGCGTACAAGAGCGGCTCGGCTCGGCGGACGAAGACCGCTACGTGCGCGAGCTGCGCATCGCACATGACGCGGTGCTCGCCGGCGCGGGAACCGTTCGCATAGACGACCCGCAGCTGACCGTCCGTCCGCCGCACGCGCGGAGCCGTCCGTACGTGCGGGTCGTCGCGTGCGAGAGCGAAGGCGTAGACCGGCGCAGCCGGGTCTTTGCCGAGAACGACGGTTACGCGAAAACGATCGTGCTCGCGCCTGCCGGCGCGCGCCGCACGTTCGACGTGCTCGCCGGGGTCGCCGATCTCGTCTATGTCGGCGATGCGAACTCGGCGGCGCTCGATCTGCCGCTCGCGATGAAAGCGTTGCGCGAGCGCGGGATTTTCAGCGTTCTCTGCGAGGGCGGCCCACGTCTGGCGGCAAGCCTGCTTGCGGCGAGCGCCGTCGACCGCGTCTATTGGGCGATCGCGCCGCGTCTTTTGAGCAACGATAACGCGGTGCCGGTGCTGCTTGGCTCCGATCTCGCCCGGCTCGACCTGCGTCTGCGATTCGATCGCATCGAACGCGCCGGAGACGACGTCGTGATCTCGGGGACCATCGCGTATGTTTAG
- a CDS encoding NDP-sugar synthase — translation MILAGGLSTRLYPLTKLVPKPLVPVAGVPNAAHLIRYLKSYGFDEIAINVHYLADAIVDVLGDGSRFGVRLQYSYEPELLGSAGGVKRLESFFGDDSFVVIGCDEVTDMRLDLLLDFHRDRAAVATIGLVECDEVDQYGVVVLDDRGKIVGFQEKPAKGTERSKLANTGVYVFTPAIFGHIPSGEFYDFGRQVFPALQTAGAAFYGYDARGAYWADIGTPNEYRRASFDVVSGVVQIPETAPNGIDRSATIASGARIEGPVRIGAEVRIGEGVTILGPSVLDDRVRVGAGVRLERAILWADSSVGAGSRLRETVVGTNYAVEPDSALDGMLVALDV, via the coding sequence ATGATCTTGGCGGGCGGCCTTTCGACCCGCCTCTATCCGCTGACGAAGCTCGTTCCCAAGCCGCTCGTTCCGGTCGCGGGCGTTCCCAACGCAGCACACCTCATTCGCTACCTCAAATCGTACGGATTCGACGAGATCGCGATCAACGTCCACTATCTCGCCGACGCGATCGTCGACGTGCTCGGCGACGGGTCGCGCTTCGGCGTGAGGCTGCAGTACTCGTACGAGCCCGAACTGCTCGGGAGCGCCGGCGGGGTCAAACGCCTCGAATCGTTCTTCGGCGACGACTCGTTCGTCGTAATCGGCTGCGACGAGGTGACGGACATGCGTCTCGACCTGCTACTCGATTTTCATCGCGATCGCGCCGCGGTGGCGACGATCGGCCTCGTCGAATGCGACGAGGTGGATCAGTACGGCGTCGTCGTGCTCGACGACCGTGGCAAGATCGTCGGCTTTCAGGAGAAGCCGGCGAAGGGAACCGAACGCAGCAAGCTCGCGAACACCGGTGTTTACGTCTTCACGCCGGCGATCTTCGGGCACATTCCATCGGGTGAGTTCTACGATTTCGGCAGGCAGGTATTTCCCGCGCTGCAAACGGCGGGCGCAGCGTTCTACGGTTACGACGCGCGCGGCGCATACTGGGCCGACATCGGCACGCCGAACGAGTACCGCCGCGCGAGCTTCGACGTCGTGAGCGGGGTCGTGCAGATTCCGGAGACCGCGCCGAACGGGATCGATCGGTCCGCGACGATCGCGTCCGGCGCGCGCATCGAAGGCCCGGTTCGGATCGGCGCGGAGGTGCGGATCGGGGAAGGCGTGACGATTCTCGGCCCGAGCGTGCTTGACGATCGCGTGCGCGTCGGTGCCGGGGTGCGGCTGGAACGCGCGATTCTCTGGGCGGACTCGAGCGTCGGGGCCGGCTCGCGGTTGCGCGAGACGGTGGTCGGCACGAACTACGCCGTCGAGCCGGACAGCGCGCTCGACGGGATGCTCGTCGCGCTCGACGTCTGA
- a CDS encoding WecB/TagA/CpsF family glycosyltransferase — MTSLQILGCRLDPIDSTEATRRILALAREGRGEQVVTLGTEMVVYAQRDARFREILERSALSLCDTVGVLAVARRRGAALHDRVAGVELIERLCAAAAEQSVPVYFLGGAEGVAADAAARMASRFPGLRVAGTRSGYFRDDENADVTRAIAQSGARMLFAGMGSPRQEYWLAENLAATGCGVGIGVGGSFDVIGGRIERAPAFVRKLGLEWLYRLVKEPHRWRRQLALPRFVWLVALDELRLRP, encoded by the coding sequence GTGACCTCGCTGCAGATCCTGGGGTGCCGTCTCGATCCGATCGATTCGACTGAGGCGACGCGGCGAATCCTCGCGCTCGCCCGTGAAGGGCGCGGCGAACAGGTCGTCACGCTCGGAACGGAGATGGTCGTCTACGCGCAGCGCGACGCCCGCTTTCGCGAGATCCTCGAGCGCAGCGCGCTCTCGCTCTGCGACACCGTCGGCGTGCTCGCGGTAGCCCGCCGGCGAGGCGCCGCGCTGCACGATCGCGTCGCGGGTGTCGAGCTGATCGAACGCCTCTGCGCGGCCGCGGCCGAGCAGTCCGTCCCCGTCTACTTTCTCGGCGGCGCCGAGGGCGTCGCGGCCGACGCGGCCGCGCGCATGGCTTCACGCTTTCCGGGCCTGCGCGTTGCCGGGACGCGCAGCGGTTACTTTCGCGACGACGAAAACGCTGACGTGACGCGCGCGATCGCGCAGAGCGGTGCGCGGATGCTCTTCGCGGGCATGGGCTCGCCGCGTCAGGAGTATTGGCTCGCCGAGAATCTTGCGGCGACCGGATGCGGCGTCGGGATCGGCGTCGGCGGATCGTTCGATGTGATCGGCGGCCGGATAGAGCGCGCGCCCGCGTTCGTGCGCAAGCTCGGCCTCGAGTGGCTCTATCGGCTCGTCAAAGAGCCGCATCGCTGGCGCCGGCAGCTCGCGCTGCCGCGCTTCGTCTGGCTCGTCGCGCTCGACGAGCTACGGTTGCGCCCGTGA
- the dapA gene encoding 4-hydroxy-tetrahydrodipicolinate synthase, with protein MKLGTILTAMVTAFDGDGALDLRESRRLARWLVDRGNDGLVVAGSTGEGQTLDAAERVALWKAVKEEVGGDAAVVANAGTNSTRESVAAARDAQAAGADAILAVVPYYNKPTQSGMLAHFGAIAEATSLPVVVYNIPGRTAANMLPETLLELARRHRNLAGVKESSGDLKQIGTILRDRREGFIVWAGDDHLFLPCLALGADGVVGVASHLCSPEYVKMRDAHRAGRVDEAARIHASLLPLIEALFATTSPIPIKWAMRKLGFAVGDCRLPLDAMPDDLAARLAPLVEPYAAFAHAR; from the coding sequence ATGAAGCTCGGCACGATTCTGACGGCGATGGTCACGGCGTTCGACGGCGACGGCGCGCTCGATCTGCGGGAGAGCCGGCGCTTGGCGCGCTGGCTCGTCGATCGCGGAAACGACGGGCTCGTCGTCGCGGGCTCGACGGGTGAGGGGCAGACGCTCGACGCGGCCGAGCGCGTCGCCCTCTGGAAGGCCGTAAAAGAAGAAGTGGGCGGCGACGCGGCCGTCGTCGCGAACGCGGGCACGAACTCGACGCGCGAATCCGTCGCCGCTGCGCGCGATGCGCAAGCCGCGGGAGCGGACGCGATCCTCGCCGTGGTGCCGTACTACAACAAGCCGACGCAGAGCGGCATGCTCGCGCACTTCGGCGCGATCGCGGAGGCGACGAGCCTTCCCGTCGTCGTCTACAACATCCCGGGACGCACCGCGGCGAACATGCTGCCCGAGACGCTGCTCGAGTTGGCGCGCCGCCATCGCAATCTCGCGGGCGTGAAAGAGTCCAGCGGCGACCTCAAACAGATCGGCACGATCCTGCGCGACCGGCGCGAGGGCTTCATCGTCTGGGCCGGCGACGATCATCTCTTCCTTCCGTGCCTCGCCCTCGGCGCCGACGGCGTCGTCGGCGTCGCCTCGCACCTCTGCTCTCCCGAGTACGTGAAGATGCGAGACGCGCATCGCGCCGGGCGCGTCGACGAGGCCGCGCGAATTCACGCCTCGCTCTTGCCGCTCATCGAGGCGCTCTTTGCGACGACGAGCCCGATTCCCATAAAGTGGGCGATGCGAAAGCTCGGCTTCGCGGTCGGAGACTGCCGGCTTCCGCTCGATGCAATGCCCGACGATCTCGCCGCGCGCCTCGCGCCGCTGGTCGAACCCTACGCGGCGTTCGCGCACGCGCGGTGA
- a CDS encoding aspartate kinase, giving the protein MNATARVAVLKFGGTSLATPADREIAYSRVREAREAGFATVAVVSAMGRLPDAYATDTLLSLVEGGAGSANADLVLAAGELISAGVFAAELAARGIAAVALSGAQAGIVTDAQHGGATILRVEPRAIAELLAKGVVPVVAGFQGATEAGAVTTLGRGGTDLSAIAIGDALDAGRVDIYTDVSGIMTADPQRVPEARTLERASLEEVTELANHGATVMNEKAAEYAKRTGTSYAIKGLRSDRGTEVDEREHSRPVTGVTSTGRVTWVRIIRGDIESPTRRMETELEMFRRFAEAAVSIDQVTINQAGVSFVVAGDRGNEIRRLLGDLNLAVRVREGCAKLSVVGTGMRDTPGVVHRVVDALSGANVEIIHCTDSNVTISILVPAEQVTRAESAVHRRFGLDEGEEDR; this is encoded by the coding sequence ATGAACGCTACGGCGCGCGTCGCGGTGCTCAAGTTCGGCGGCACGTCGCTTGCGACGCCCGCCGATCGTGAGATCGCGTATAGCAGGGTACGCGAGGCGCGCGAGGCGGGCTTCGCAACCGTCGCGGTCGTTTCGGCGATGGGCCGGCTCCCCGATGCGTACGCGACCGACACGCTGCTCTCGCTTGTCGAAGGCGGCGCGGGAAGCGCGAACGCCGATCTCGTGCTGGCGGCGGGCGAACTGATCTCTGCCGGAGTCTTCGCCGCCGAGTTGGCGGCGCGCGGCATCGCCGCGGTAGCGCTCTCCGGCGCGCAGGCCGGCATCGTCACCGACGCGCAACACGGCGGCGCGACGATCCTTCGGGTAGAGCCGCGAGCGATCGCCGAACTCCTCGCCAAGGGAGTCGTCCCGGTCGTCGCGGGATTTCAAGGAGCGACGGAAGCGGGTGCGGTCACGACGCTGGGCCGCGGCGGCACCGATCTCTCGGCGATCGCGATCGGCGACGCACTCGATGCCGGACGCGTGGATATCTACACCGACGTGAGCGGCATCATGACCGCCGATCCGCAGCGCGTCCCCGAGGCGCGCACGCTCGAGCGCGCGTCGCTCGAGGAAGTGACGGAGTTGGCAAACCACGGTGCCACGGTGATGAACGAGAAGGCCGCCGAGTACGCGAAGCGCACCGGTACGAGCTACGCGATCAAAGGTTTGCGCTCCGATCGCGGCACCGAGGTTGACGAACGCGAGCACAGCCGCCCCGTCACCGGCGTCACGTCGACGGGCCGCGTGACGTGGGTCCGCATCATCCGCGGCGACATCGAATCGCCGACGCGGAGGATGGAGACCGAGCTCGAGATGTTCCGCCGCTTCGCGGAGGCGGCGGTCTCGATCGATCAGGTCACGATCAACCAGGCCGGCGTCTCGTTCGTCGTTGCGGGCGATCGCGGCAACGAGATCCGGCGCCTGCTCGGCGACCTCAACCTCGCCGTCCGCGTGCGCGAGGGCTGCGCGAAGTTATCGGTCGTCGGCACCGGTATGCGCGACACGCCGGGCGTCGTCCACCGCGTCGTCGACGCGCTCTCGGGAGCCAACGTCGAGATCATTCACTGCACCGACAGCAACGTCACGATTTCCATTCTCGTACCGGCCGAGCAAGTGACCCGCGCCGAAAGCGCGGTGCATCGGCGTTTCGGTCTCGACGAAGGAGAGGAGGACCGATGA
- a CDS encoding aspartate-semialdehyde dehydrogenase, which translates to MNVAVVGATGAVGETILRLLEERNLPVGSLGPFASRDRGAAVRFRGNALDVRAASDDALRDFDVVFFAGGEDASERFIPALLARGSVVIDNSSTFRMRGDVPLIVPEVNAHVLRAEHRLFPVANCSAIVLCTALRPIRDAAGLRSVWVATYQAASGAGRAGLDELLAGERAVARGEAEPAPAIFPSRLTRNVVPQIGSLDDEGWSGEERKIRDETRKMLSLPDLFVNVTTVRVPVRTAHSEAVFLETERETDVGELAAALEAAPGIVFHRDGIVTPRDVEGSDEVHVARLRAALDGGNRQFALWCVGDQLRKGAATNAVQILELLLEKGYVAA; encoded by the coding sequence GTGAACGTCGCCGTCGTCGGCGCGACCGGCGCCGTCGGCGAAACGATTCTGCGGCTGCTCGAGGAGCGCAACCTTCCGGTTGGGTCGCTCGGGCCGTTTGCATCGCGCGACCGCGGCGCGGCGGTCCGCTTTCGCGGGAACGCGCTCGACGTCCGCGCGGCATCGGACGATGCGCTGCGCGATTTCGACGTCGTCTTCTTCGCGGGAGGTGAGGACGCGAGCGAACGATTCATCCCCGCGCTGCTCGCGCGCGGCTCGGTCGTCATCGACAACAGTTCGACGTTTCGGATGCGCGGCGACGTGCCGCTGATCGTTCCGGAAGTCAACGCGCACGTGCTGCGCGCCGAACATCGGCTCTTTCCGGTCGCGAACTGCAGCGCGATCGTGCTCTGCACGGCGCTGCGTCCGATTCGCGATGCCGCAGGCTTGCGATCGGTCTGGGTGGCGACGTATCAGGCGGCCAGCGGTGCCGGACGCGCCGGTCTCGACGAGCTGCTCGCGGGCGAGCGCGCCGTTGCGCGCGGCGAGGCCGAGCCGGCACCGGCGATATTCCCCAGCCGGCTGACGCGCAACGTCGTTCCCCAAATCGGCAGCCTCGACGATGAGGGCTGGAGCGGCGAAGAGCGCAAGATCCGCGACGAAACCCGCAAAATGCTCTCGTTGCCGGATCTCTTCGTCAACGTCACGACCGTGCGCGTGCCGGTGCGGACGGCGCACAGCGAGGCGGTCTTCCTCGAAACGGAGCGCGAGACGGACGTCGGCGAACTCGCGGCCGCGCTCGAAGCGGCGCCGGGCATCGTCTTTCACCGCGACGGCATCGTGACGCCGCGCGACGTCGAGGGGAGCGACGAGGTGCACGTCGCGCGTCTTCGTGCCGCGCTCGACGGCGGCAACCGGCAGTTCGCGCTCTGGTGCGTCGGCGATCAGCTGCGCAAGGGTGCTGCGACGAACGCGGTTCAAATCTTAGAGCTGCTGCTCGAGAAGGGATACGTCGCCGCATGA
- a CDS encoding dihydrodipicolinate reductase C-terminal domain-containing protein, translating to MRVAVAGAMGRMGTIAREALEKTGEYCCGLARVADPDRAIFDALDAIFERKPDALLDLTTQPGSYEISLAAVKHGLPTVVGASGWSAEERARLGEEAQRANVGALIVPNFSLGAALAMRFASEAARFFPGVEIVELHHAEKKDTPSGTAIETAARIERATGRAPAIHSVRLNGLLAHQEVLFGGPGELLTIRHDSLSRESFVAGMLAAVRAVVNRRGLSIGLDAILGVDG from the coding sequence ATGCGCGTCGCGGTCGCGGGAGCGATGGGGCGAATGGGCACCATTGCGCGCGAGGCGCTGGAGAAGACGGGCGAGTACTGCTGCGGTCTTGCCCGCGTCGCCGATCCGGACCGTGCGATCTTCGATGCCTTAGACGCGATCTTCGAGCGTAAGCCGGACGCTTTGCTCGACCTCACCACGCAACCCGGCAGTTACGAGATATCGCTCGCGGCCGTGAAGCACGGCCTCCCGACCGTCGTCGGTGCGAGCGGCTGGAGCGCCGAGGAGCGCGCGAGGCTCGGCGAGGAGGCGCAGCGCGCCAACGTCGGCGCGCTGATCGTCCCGAACTTCTCGCTCGGTGCGGCGCTCGCGATGCGCTTCGCGAGCGAGGCGGCGCGCTTCTTTCCCGGGGTGGAGATCGTCGAGCTCCATCACGCGGAGAAGAAAGATACACCCTCGGGCACGGCGATCGAGACCGCCGCGCGCATCGAGCGCGCGACCGGGCGCGCCCCCGCGATTCACAGCGTACGGCTCAACGGCTTGCTCGCGCACCAAGAGGTTCTCTTCGGAGGGCCCGGCGAGTTGCTGACGATCCGTCACGATTCGCTCTCGCGCGAATCGTTCGTCGCGGGCATGCTCGCCGCAGTGCGCGCGGTAGTCAACCGGCGCGGCCTCTCGATCGGGCTCGACGCGATTCTCGGGGTCGACGGGTGA
- a CDS encoding DUF3553 domain-containing protein — translation MLLETEILNDAQLAAVRQTDGPVLIFAGAGSGKTRVLTHRIAHLLGEMRVPPERILAVTFTNKAAGEMRSRLHAMVGPQARDVWVGTFHAMCVRILRRDGTQIGIGRSFAVIDDSDQRQLVKEILDDLDYDERQLSAGACLAEIDKAKNALLWPEEFSQRQTSFYGERIANVYAEYQRRLGESNSLDFDDLIVRTIDLLERDEATRRKYQERFEYVLVDEYQDVNAAQYRLVALLAGRHGNITVVGDDDQSIYSWRGSDYRMILRFEEDFPGASTFKLEENYRSTSRILDAANSLVANNRTRAPKTLFTTRGEGDPITLYPAATERDEARYVVEKIKSLVRDGSAYRDFVVLYRTNAQSRVFEEALLTEGIPYRVVGGVGFYARTEIKDVIAYLRYIVNSSDALAFKRIVNVPRRGIGQQTLAALVQAASAARVSVGEAIFDNDLLRAAVPKKLKELERFAELITELRKVAESGGVADLLVAAMERSGYVRELQSEDTHDARARLENLQELVGVAREYEASDEEPSLAGFLANIALVSDLDTLEEDASYVTLMTLHSAKGLEFPSVFLTGFEEGVFPHSRALTEPAELEEERRLAYVGITRAIDRLFLTYASRRAIFGNTYAYPKSRFLEEIPGIEVLESDSVPLPRPAGGRWREVAIHESAGAGVHLGLKNGDRVRHPKWGEGRIESIVGAGGDGLVTIDFPNVGQKMLMLKYAPLEKI, via the coding sequence ATGCTCCTGGAAACGGAAATCCTCAACGACGCGCAGTTAGCCGCCGTTCGGCAGACTGATGGCCCGGTGTTGATTTTTGCGGGTGCGGGAAGCGGCAAGACGCGCGTCTTGACGCATCGCATCGCGCATCTGCTCGGTGAGATGCGCGTTCCTCCGGAGCGCATCCTGGCAGTTACCTTTACGAACAAAGCCGCGGGCGAGATGCGGTCGCGCCTGCACGCGATGGTCGGTCCGCAAGCGCGCGACGTGTGGGTCGGAACGTTCCACGCAATGTGCGTGCGCATCTTGCGGCGCGACGGCACGCAGATCGGCATCGGAAGAAGTTTCGCCGTGATCGACGATTCCGATCAGCGGCAACTCGTCAAGGAGATCCTCGACGATCTCGACTACGACGAGCGTCAGTTGTCGGCCGGCGCCTGCCTCGCCGAGATAGATAAGGCGAAGAACGCGCTGCTCTGGCCCGAGGAGTTTTCGCAGCGGCAGACCTCGTTCTACGGGGAACGCATCGCGAACGTCTACGCCGAGTATCAGCGGCGCCTGGGCGAGTCGAACTCGCTCGACTTCGACGACTTGATCGTCCGCACGATCGATCTCCTCGAGCGCGACGAAGCGACGCGCCGGAAATACCAGGAACGATTCGAGTACGTGCTCGTCGACGAGTACCAAGACGTTAACGCCGCGCAATACCGTCTCGTCGCGCTGCTCGCCGGACGGCACGGCAACATCACGGTCGTCGGCGACGACGATCAGTCGATCTACTCGTGGCGCGGCAGCGACTACCGCATGATCCTGCGCTTCGAAGAGGATTTCCCCGGCGCGAGCACCTTCAAGCTCGAGGAGAACTATCGCAGCACGTCGCGAATTCTCGACGCGGCGAATAGCCTCGTCGCGAACAACCGTACGCGCGCGCCGAAGACGCTCTTCACGACGCGCGGCGAGGGCGATCCGATCACGCTCTATCCGGCCGCGACCGAGCGCGACGAGGCGCGCTACGTCGTCGAGAAGATCAAGAGTCTCGTGCGCGACGGCTCCGCCTACCGCGATTTCGTCGTACTCTACCGGACCAACGCGCAATCTCGCGTCTTCGAAGAGGCGCTGCTGACCGAGGGCATTCCCTATCGCGTCGTCGGCGGCGTCGGCTTCTACGCCCGCACCGAGATCAAGGACGTCATCGCCTACCTTCGCTACATCGTCAACTCGTCGGACGCGCTTGCCTTTAAGCGGATCGTTAACGTGCCGCGCCGCGGGATCGGCCAACAGACGTTGGCCGCACTCGTTCAGGCGGCGAGCGCGGCGCGCGTCTCGGTCGGCGAGGCGATCTTCGACAACGACCTGCTGCGTGCGGCGGTACCAAAGAAGCTCAAGGAGCTCGAGCGATTCGCCGAGCTGATCACCGAGCTGCGCAAGGTCGCGGAGAGCGGCGGCGTCGCCGACCTGCTCGTCGCGGCGATGGAGCGCTCGGGATACGTGCGCGAGCTGCAGAGCGAGGACACGCACGATGCGCGCGCGCGCCTCGAGAATCTCCAAGAGCTCGTCGGCGTGGCGCGCGAGTACGAGGCCTCCGACGAGGAGCCGTCGCTTGCGGGCTTCCTCGCGAACATCGCGCTCGTCAGCGATCTCGACACGCTCGAGGAGGACGCCTCGTACGTGACCCTGATGACGCTGCACAGCGCGAAGGGACTGGAGTTCCCCAGCGTCTTCCTCACCGGATTCGAAGAGGGAGTCTTCCCGCACAGCCGGGCCCTCACCGAGCCCGCCGAGCTGGAAGAGGAGCGGCGCCTCGCCTACGTCGGCATCACGCGCGCGATCGATCGCCTGTTCCTCACCTATGCGTCGCGCCGCGCGATCTTCGGCAACACGTACGCCTATCCGAAATCCCGTTTCTTGGAGGAGATTCCCGGCATCGAGGTCCTCGAGAGCGATAGCGTGCCGCTGCCGCGTCCGGCGGGCGGACGGTGGCGCGAGGTTGCGATCCACGAGTCGGCGGGCGCCGGCGTGCACCTCGGGCTCAAGAACGGCGACCGCGTGCGCCATCCGAAGTGGGGCGAAGGGCGGATCGAAAGCATCGTCGGCGCGGGCGGCGACGGGCTCGTGACGATCGACTTTCCCAACGTGGGCCAGAAGATGCTCATGCTGAAGTACGCGCCTCTCGAAAAGATCTAA
- a CDS encoding glycosyltransferase → MTLTDNVGVIQHAVENVPNRKFGYCTDDVARAFMVTLAYPRAFGPNPACGRTASTCLSFLHYAQLDDGRFHNFMGYDRTWLDEAGSQDSCGRAIWALGFGIENAEPQEWRRVCRAMLDRALPSLDSLEYLRSRAYAALGFAHAYAALRDERYAAALRRLAGEIADAYDATAGDDWRWFEEAMTYDNARLPQALLRAGHALGDERFGRIGLSALAFYEGVTIENGIHVPIGNDGWYRRGGRRARYAQQPLEACAMVDAELAAFDLTSESGHLSAAEVAFAWYYGKNSREIAMAHGGGCYDGLDEDSVNLNMGAESTLALLSAACALRVRQTSHARATGNDALRGESR, encoded by the coding sequence ATGACGCTGACGGATAACGTCGGCGTCATTCAACACGCGGTCGAAAACGTTCCGAACCGAAAGTTTGGCTACTGCACCGACGACGTTGCGCGTGCCTTTATGGTGACGCTCGCATACCCGCGGGCGTTCGGGCCGAACCCCGCATGCGGGCGGACGGCCTCGACCTGCCTTTCGTTTCTCCACTACGCGCAGCTCGACGACGGCCGTTTCCACAACTTCATGGGTTACGACCGCACCTGGCTCGACGAGGCGGGCAGCCAGGACAGCTGCGGCCGCGCGATCTGGGCGCTCGGCTTCGGCATCGAAAACGCCGAGCCGCAGGAGTGGCGGCGCGTCTGCCGCGCGATGCTCGATCGCGCGCTTCCCTCGCTCGATTCGCTCGAGTACCTCCGCTCGCGAGCCTACGCCGCCCTCGGCTTCGCCCACGCCTACGCCGCGCTGCGCGACGAGCGCTACGCCGCCGCCCTGCGCCGGCTCGCCGGCGAGATCGCCGACGCCTACGACGCGACGGCCGGCGACGATTGGCGCTGGTTCGAAGAGGCCATGACCTACGACAATGCCCGCCTTCCCCAGGCCCTGCTGCGCGCCGGGCACGCGCTCGGCGACGAGCGCTTCGGCAGGATCGGCCTGTCGGCGCTGGCCTTTTACGAAGGCGTGACCATCGAGAACGGGATCCACGTCCCGATCGGCAACGACGGGTGGTACCGGCGCGGCGGGCGGCGGGCCCGCTACGCGCAACAGCCGCTCGAGGCCTGCGCGATGGTGGACGCCGAGCTCGCCGCCTTCGATCTCACGAGCGAGTCGGGCCATCTCTCGGCCGCGGAGGTGGCGTTTGCGTGGTATTACGGTAAGAATTCGCGGGAAATCGCGATGGCGCACGGCGGCGGCTGCTACGACGGGCTCGACGAAGACTCGGTGAACCTCAATATGGGCGCCGAATCCACGCTCGCGTTGCTCTCGGCGGCCTGCGCGCTGCGCGTGCGGCAAACGTCGCACGCTCGCGCGACAGGCAACGACGCACTCCGCGGCGAATCGCGATAA